The proteins below come from a single Malus sylvestris chromosome 3, drMalSylv7.2, whole genome shotgun sequence genomic window:
- the LOC126616374 gene encoding classical arabinogalactan protein 26-like, giving the protein MASFWTSFLAIFILSMASHSSLALQSQPETQFSSISAAPAFLPGAPLSSSPTLSPTLSAPLSSSPTLSPLSSSPTLSPTLSAPLSSSPTLSPDISPLFPSPGGVPLSPSESSLPTIPASPSPPNPEVNVAPGPDQALAPSGSRPVSYAVSVTSSLPINVMFFLGLLAWSFVYV; this is encoded by the coding sequence ATGGCTTCCTTTTGGACATCATTCTTGGCAATCTTCATACTTTCCATGGCTTCTCACTCCTCACTAGCCTTACAATCCCAGCCAGAAACACAGTTTTCAAGCATATCAGCTGCACCAGCATTTCTTCCGGGTGCTCCTCTATCTTCCTCTCCAACCCTTTCTCCAACCCTTTCTGCTCCTCTATCTTCCTCTCCAACCCTTTCTCCTCTATCTTCCTCTCCAACCCTTTCTCCAACCCTTTCTGCTCCTCTATCTTCCTCTCCAACCCTTTCTCCTGATATTTCTCCGTTGTTTCCATCTCCTGGTGGTGTGCCTCTCTCTCCATCTGAGTCTTCTCTTCCCACCATCCCTGCGAGTCCGAGCCCACCGAACCCGGAGGTCAATGTTGCTCCTGGACCAGACCAGGCTCTTGCTCCATCAGGCTCTCGCCCAGTTTCCTATGCAGTTTCTGTCACTTCATCTCTGCCTATAAATGTAATGTTCTTTCTTGGCTTGCTGGCTTGGTCTTTTGTGTATGTGTAA
- the LOC126616369 gene encoding protein TRANSPORT INHIBITOR RESPONSE 1-like — translation MREMQRMVNSFPEEVLEYVFSFIQTDQDRNSISTVCKSWYEIERWCRRRIFIGNCYAVSPRMLIRRFPDVRSIELKGKPHFADFNLVPEGWGGYVYPWIAAMASAYPWLEEIKLKRMVVTDETLELIAKSFKNMKLLVLSSCEGFSTDGLASIAANCRNLRELDLHESDVEDLSGHWLSHFPDTYTSLVSLNIACLGSELSFSALERLVARCPNLRSLRLNRSVPLDRLANLLRLAPRLTELGTGAYSAELRPDVFAILSCAISGCKELKSLSGFWDVVPTYLPAIYSICPGLTSLNLSYSTIQSPDLVKLVSQCPNLQRLWVLDYIEDVGLDALAESCKDLRELRVFPSDPFVVEPNVSLTEQGLISVSEGCPKLHSVLYFCRQMSNDALITIARNQPNFTCFRLCIIEPKIPDYLTLQPLDVGFGAIVENCKNLRRLSVSGLLTDQAFDYIGTYGKKLEMLSLAFAGDSDLGLHHILSGCDNLRKLEIRDCPFGDKALLANAAKLETMRSLWMSSCSVSYGACKLLGQRLPRLNVEVIDERGHPESRPESSPVEKLYIYRSVAGPRFDMPGFVWTMDEDSALRVT, via the exons ATGCGGGAAATGCAGAGAATGGTGAACTCGTTTCCCGAGGAGGTTCTGGAGTACGTGTTCTCGTTCATACAGACTGACCAGGACCGGAACTCGATCTCGACGGTGTGCAAGTCGTGGTACGAGATCGAACGGTGGTGCAGGCGGAGGATTTTCATCGGGAACTGCTACGCCGTCAGCCCCAGGATGCTGATCAGGCGGTTCCCGGACGTTAGATCCATTGAGCTCAAAGGAAAGCCTCACTTCGCCGACTTTAATCTGGTCCCGGAAGGCTGGGGTGGGTACGTGTACCCTTGGATCGCCGCCATGGCCAGCGCCTACCCTTGGCTTGAAGAGATCAAGCTCAAGAGGATGGTCGTCACCGACGAGACCTTGGAGCTGATTGCCAAGTCCTTCAAGAATATGAAGCTCCTCGTGCTTTCGTCCTGTGAGGGATTCAGTACTGACGGACTCGCCTCCATTGCTGCCAATTGCAG GAATCTACGGGAGCTGGACTTGCATGAGAGCGATGTGGAGGACCTGAGTGGGCATTGGCTGAGCCATTTTCCTGATACATACACGTCACTTGTGTCCCTTAACATTGCTTGCTTGGGGTCTGAGTTGAGTTTCTCTGCCCTGGAGCGCCTGGTGGCTAGGTGTCCCAACCTGAGGAGTCTCCGGCTCAATCGTTCCGTGCCTCTTGACAGGCTAGCCAATCTACTTCGCCTGGCACCTAGGCTGACTGAGTTAGGCACAGGGGCCTACTCAGCTGAGTTGCGGCCTGATGTCTTCGCAATCCTATCATGTGCCATCTCAGGATGCAAGGAACTCAAGAGCCTATCTGGATTTTGGGATGTGGTACCAACATATCTTCCAGCTATTTATTCTATCTGCCCTGGGCTAACATCACTAAATTTGAGTTATTCCACAATTCAAAGCCCGGATCTTGTAAAGCTTGTTAGCCAATGCCCGAATCTGCAGCGCCTCTGG GTATTGGATTACATTGAAGATGTTGGCCTTGATGCCCTGGCGGAATCTTGCAAGGATCTACGAGAGTTAAGGGTGTTTCCCTCGGATCCATTTGTGGTGGAACCAAATGTGTCCTTGACAGAGCAGGGCCTCATATCTGTTTCTGAGGGCTGTCCAAAGCTCCACTCAGTTCTGTACTTCTGCCGGCAAATGTCCAATGATGCATTAATCACCATTGCTAGGAACCAGCCTAACTTTACATGTTTTCGTCTTTGTATAATTGAGCCCAAAATTCCCGACTACCTGACCCTTCAGCCCCTTGATGTGGGTTTTGGGGCCATTGTTGAGAACTGCAAGAATCTCCGGCGATTGTCCGTTTCTGGTCTACTAACTGATCAAGCATTTGATTATATCGGAACCTATGGTAAAAAGTTGGAGATGCTGTCTTTAGCCTTTGCCGGAGATAGTGACTTGGGGCTTCATCATATATTGTCTGGGTGCGATAATCTTCGGAAATTGGAGATCAGGGATTGTCCTTTTGGTGACAAGGCTCTTTTGGCCAATGCTGCAAAGCTGGAGACAATGCGATCCCTTTGGATGTCTTCATGCTCAGTGAGTTATGGAGCATGTAAGCTACTTGGCCAGAGGTTGCCGAGGCTAAATGTTGAAGTTATTGACGAGAGGGGGCACCCAGAATCCAGGCCGGAGAGCTCTCCCGTTGAGAAGCTCTACATCTATAGGTCCGTTGCAGGGCCAAGGTTTGACATGCCTGGTTTTGTTTGGACCATGGATGAAGATTCGGCATTGAGGGTTACTTGA
- the LOC126616373 gene encoding rRNA-processing protein FYV7-like translates to MMNRHPKHEENREKFNGSRSNSMKKKKKNMRRMGGQGLSLEAFANAKSNSSYFNPALIKKQKEFYKNSKYVNKYKKSLKQQQGNPPLAIRRFEEEIETEYGKKEGGTEYVSKKENETECGSEMENGTGDDSRKENETGGGIKMSRNDKKKNKYGARSIFKVYEMKHEDEEKARMEREAIIQAKKEEREKVETRRKSAREKMLKKTRKGQPVMKYRIQHLLETIQGSSKQT, encoded by the exons ATGATGAATCGACACCCAAAGCACGAAGAAAACAGAGAGAAATTCAACGGCTCGAGATCGAAtagcatgaagaagaagaagaagaacatgaGGAGGATGGGCGGGCAAGGGCTTTCACTCGAGGCCTTCGCGAACGCCAAATCGAACAGCAGCTACTTCAACCCAGCTTTGATCA AGAAGCAGAAAGAGTTCTACAAGAATTCCAAGTATGTGAACAAGTATAAGAAGTCACTGAAGCAACAGCAGGGCAATCCTCCATTGGCGATAAGGCGCTTCGAG GAGGAGATTGAAACCGAATATGGTAAAAAGGAGGGCGGAACGGAGTATGTTAGTAAGAAGGAGAACGAGACTGAATGTGGTAGTGAAATGGAGAACGGAACTGGAGATGATAGTAGAAAGGAGAATGAAACTGGAGGTGGTATTAAGATGAGTAGGAACgacaagaagaaaaacaagtacGGTGCTCGTAGTATATTCAAAGTGTATGAGAtgaaacatgaagatgaagagaaGGCAAGAATGGAGAGGGAGGCGATTATTCAGGCGAAGAAGGAAGAGCGAGAAAAGGTGGAAACACGAAGGAAGTCTGCTAGAGAGAAGATGCTTAAGAAAACGCGTAAAGGTCAGCCTGTTATGAAGTACAGAATACAGCATCTTCTGGAGACTATTCAAGGTTCCTCAAAGCAAACGTAG
- the LOC126616376 gene encoding protein NETWORKED 3C-like, with the protein MTMQQMTHWWLYDSHSISKSSPWLQTTLSELEHKTEAMLKLIQEEPDSFAQCAEMYYKKRPKLISIVEEFYHIHRSLAERYDQVKSDSGTRLLTTIGSPFSSTKCYSEKSISVVDLSFDSHTKTCDEPERSLPSLKLMIGG; encoded by the exons ATGACGATGCAGCAGATGACACACTGGTGGTTGTACGACAGTCACAGCATCTCCAAAAGCTCCCCATGGCTTCAAACCACTCTCTCTG AGCTAGAGCACAAGACAGAGGCCATGCTAAAGCTGATTCAGGAAGAACCAGATTCATTTGCTCAATGTGCTGAGATGTATTACAAAAAGCGGCCGAAGCTGATCAGCATTGTGGAAGAATTCTATCACATTCACCGTTCTTTGGCTGAGCGGTATGATCAAGTGAAGTCTGATTCCGGAACACGCTTGCTGACAACGATAGGGTCTCCATTCTCTTCAACCAAATGTTACTCTGAGAAGTCGATAAGCGTTGTGGATTTGAGCTTCGATAGCCACACGAAAACCTGTGATGAACCTGAGAGGAGCCTTCCGAGTCTGAAGTTGATGATCGGAGGATGA